One Heyndrickxia oleronia genomic window, TTTCGATGAATCGAAACTAGTTGATGCAGAAGTTGAAATCGTTGTACAGCTTAATGGTAAAGTCCGTTCGAAAATGATGGTTTCAAGCGAAATTTCTCGTGAACAACTTGAAGCATTCGTAATGGAGGATGAAAAAGTAAAAGAATTGATTGATGGAAAAACGATCCGTAAAGTGATTGCTGTCCCTGGAAAGCTAGTTAACATTGTTGCAAACTAATAAAAATGATGGAATTAAAGGGAAATACAGGTAGAATAATGATTGTTTTTGTGAAAGATTATAATTTGATTACAAGGCAGAATCCTTATTTATTAAGGTTTCTGCCCTTTTTTTATGGTGAAAAAAATATTTGATATTTTACATAAACGAAATAAAAAAATCAATACTATCTTAAAAAAATTTTCTAGCTTATAGTATGAAAGTATTTATTTAATAATAATGGGGGAAAAAAGTTGAAAAAGATTTTTTTATTTATCACAGCATTTATTGTATGTTTAAATTTTTTACCAAGTTTAAGTTCGGCAGCATCTTTTGAAGAGGAGCTCATGTCATATTTTGAAGATATTGATATGTCAGAGGAAGAATTGAATGACTTTTTAGAATACTTTTATGATGAAAATATTGATTCATTTTCTTCGGTGGTTGAATTGAAGGAGTTTCTAGGAGAACCTATTAATAATGATAATTTACAAAAATTAATCGTAGAGTATCAATTTAAAGATGAAGCAGATCTTAAGGATTTCTTAGTAGAAAATGGAGAAATAGATAAAGAGGATAATCTAAATGATGTTTATCGTTTTATCAATACTTTAGATGAGACCATTTCTTTTTATATCGGTACACCAATCACGAAGGAAAATCTAAAATCTTTATTAGAAGATTATGATATGAGTTATGAGGAACTAATAGAATTACTTTCAAGTAATGGAGATTCTATCGACCAATACAAATATATTGAAGACCTCGATAATGCAATTCTTGCTTATACAGATGATTCAGAGATATTCTCTGATATTTTTAAAGAAATTGGGATAACAGATGATGAAGTTGAAAATTTGCTGAATCATTTTATGTCCATTGATATGGATGAAAAAATGGAGCAAAAGCTTGAAGCCATTTCTGAGCGTATGATGGCGATTGGGGATTTTGAAAGCGAGACAGATTTATCAGACGATCAGATTCAAGAGATTATTCAAGCATATCAAGAAATCCTAGCATTATTTAAACTAGATGCTAAGTTCTATTTAGTAAAAGGTACAGATAAAAAACCAATAACATTGAATGAATTAACCAAGCTTGAAACAACGAATGGATATAATCTATCTATCGAATTATATAATTATAATGGTGATTTTTTAGCAGATATGATGATTTCAGCAAATCTATTTGGTTCTGAATTGATTACTGATACGATTAATAAGGTAGAAAAAGTTGAAAAAAGTATAACCAAACCAGTTAAGAAAACAATAAAAGGCGGTAAATTACCGAATACTGCTGGACACTATGTTGATAATATATTAGGTGGACTTGCTATGCTTATCGTAGGTAGTCTAGTGCTACGTAGGTGGCGAACAAAGAAAATATGAGGACGAAAAAAATCCTTCTTTTTATTTTCGGTTGTATATTTATTTTATGTGGAATATGGATTATAAGCATGAATGGATATAGGTTGTTTTATTTACAACATCCCAACGATGAATACATAACCACTTTGGAACCGAAAACTGAAAACAGTAGGAAGCTTTATCAAAAAGCTCCGAAAAAAGGTGACATAATTGGAAAATTAGTTATTCCAAAAATCAATGCGGATTTACCAATTTATGAAGGGGCAGAAGACGAGGAGCTAGTGAAGGGTGTTGGTCATTTTTCAAAAAGTGTACTGCCTGGTGAAAAAGACAATTCGGTACTATCAGGGCATCGGGACACTGTTTTTCGCAAGTTAGGTGAAATGAAAAAAGATGATGAATTAATCGTAAAGACATCTGCTGGACAATTCACCTATAAAATTAAGAAAATTAAAATCGTTGATGCAGATGATCGAACGGTAATTGTTCCAAAACCTAGAGCAACATTAACTGTCACAACTTGTTATCCTTTTAACTATATTGGAGATGCACCTAAACGATTTATTTTAGTTGCTGATCTAGTTCGTTGATTTTCGCTCTAAAATGGAGTATTTTTACTGTAAAACTCTTGAAATTGGTTTTAATCGGATGTTCTCTATAAAAACAACATCTTGTAAAAGAGCCTTAATTATTCCTTTAATAATAATTTTGGTATAATAGCAAAAGAATATTATTTATTGAAAGGAAGACGTGTGAATGAGTGAATTTCCAATTATTACTCCTGATGAATTGAAGGAAAAGCTGGAAAAAGGAGAAAAACTAAATTTAATAGATGTTCGTGAGGCTGATGAAGTGGCGGAAGGAATGATACCAGAAGCAAAGCATATACCAATGGGAGAAATTCCAGAGTCATTAGATCAATTAGACCAAAATGTGGAATACATAATGATTTGTCGTTCTGGAGGTCGAAGTGCCAGGGTTTGTCAATTTCTTCAAGATAATGGCTATAAAGTCGTGAATATGGAGGGTGGCATGCTTAATTGGACAGGTGTAACAAAGCCGAAATTATAAGAGAGAAACCAACTGCACAAGAAATGCAGTTGGTTCTTTTTTTTTGGCTCTTTTCGCAAACATTGTTACTATTTAGCCAAAGTGTTATCCAATAAATATTGGAGACCTATAATTCCCTTCAATTACTAAGAAAAGAGCTGAAAACTTTGATTGAATATTATTACTTTTTGTCAATAATAAATACTATTCAATTAAAGGAGAAGATTAAAATGGTTCAGGTAAAAGTATTTGATTGTGAGCATGAGAAGGATTTAGAAGAGGATGTTAATCAATTTTTAAGCCGCTTAGAAGAAGATAAGCTTATAGACATTAAATTTCATGTAGCAGCAATGACTGAGGAAAATGAAGAACAAATTTATTGTTTTAGTGCTTTGGTGATGTATCGTAAATAAAATGTGACCTAAATGAGGTGCACCTCTTCATTTTAAACGATGTCTAAAATGGAGGGTGCACTATCTAGGTAGACTCCTTTTATTTTAGGGCTGCATTCATGCCAGCTAATCTTCCAGTCACTAATGCTGAAGTAATATTATAGCCACCTGTATATCCATAGATATCTAGTACCTCACCACAAAAATATAGGCCATGCATAAGTTTAGATGCCATTGTCTTTGGTTCAATTTCTTTTACAGAGACTCCACCCCCTGTGACAAATGCTTTTTCTAATGGGAGCGTACCGTTTACATGAAACTGAAATTGTTTACAAGACTTCACAAATTTTCTAATTAACTCTGTTGAAATAGTACCACCTTGTGTATTTACATCTATTTGGTTGAATTCAAGCAAAAAGAGTAAATAGCGTTCCGGAACTAATCCTTTCAATGAATTCTTAATTACTTTTTTAGGCTCTTCTTTGATGATTTTCATTATTTTTTGAAATAGCTCTTCTTCATTGTAATCGGGAAGGGCATCAATACTCATCAATACTTCCTTTAAGTTCCACTTTTTCATCGCTTTAACAACAAACTGACTACATCTAAGTACAGCGGGACC contains:
- a CDS encoding sporulation protein Cse60, which produces MVQVKVFDCEHEKDLEEDVNQFLSRLEEDKLIDIKFHVAAMTEENEEQIYCFSALVMYRK
- a CDS encoding rhodanese-like domain-containing protein, with the translated sequence MSEFPIITPDELKEKLEKGEKLNLIDVREADEVAEGMIPEAKHIPMGEIPESLDQLDQNVEYIMICRSGGRSARVCQFLQDNGYKVVNMEGGMLNWTGVTKPKL
- a CDS encoding processed acidic surface protein yields the protein MKKIFLFITAFIVCLNFLPSLSSAASFEEELMSYFEDIDMSEEELNDFLEYFYDENIDSFSSVVELKEFLGEPINNDNLQKLIVEYQFKDEADLKDFLVENGEIDKEDNLNDVYRFINTLDETISFYIGTPITKENLKSLLEDYDMSYEELIELLSSNGDSIDQYKYIEDLDNAILAYTDDSEIFSDIFKEIGITDDEVENLLNHFMSIDMDEKMEQKLEAISERMMAIGDFESETDLSDDQIQEIIQAYQEILALFKLDAKFYLVKGTDKKPITLNELTKLETTNGYNLSIELYNYNGDFLADMMISANLFGSELITDTINKVEKVEKSITKPVKKTIKGGKLPNTAGHYVDNILGGLAMLIVGSLVLRRWRTKKI
- a CDS encoding class D sortase gives rise to the protein MRTKKILLFIFGCIFILCGIWIISMNGYRLFYLQHPNDEYITTLEPKTENSRKLYQKAPKKGDIIGKLVIPKINADLPIYEGAEDEELVKGVGHFSKSVLPGEKDNSVLSGHRDTVFRKLGEMKKDDELIVKTSAGQFTYKIKKIKIVDADDRTVIVPKPRATLTVTTCYPFNYIGDAPKRFILVADLVR